The proteins below are encoded in one region of bacterium:
- a CDS encoding YicC family protein, with protein sequence MSMTGFGRGERHGEEISVTVEARTVNHRFLDLHIRCPGRFLSWEPRIRGFVRDSVRRGKVDLHVNVREWGKLGAGLRVNDELLRSFLGEARRIREEHGVGGEVTLRDLLSVPDLFQAAPVADDPAELLWPVAEGAVRDALGMLGRARAEEGDRMKRVLQESVACLGVLAGEIRSLTAENKEQAAARFRERIAALSAEAGVDPGRLHQEASILLDRLDITEECDRLASHLAAVDALFRSPGDAVGKRFDFLVQEIFRELNTAGNKSAHAGVSALVVASKTELEKVREQIQNIE encoded by the coding sequence ATGAGCATGACGGGGTTCGGCCGGGGCGAGCGCCACGGGGAGGAGATCTCCGTCACGGTGGAGGCCCGGACGGTGAACCACCGCTTCCTCGACCTTCACATCCGGTGCCCGGGCCGGTTCCTGTCGTGGGAGCCGAGGATCCGGGGATTCGTCCGCGATTCGGTGCGGCGCGGGAAGGTCGACCTGCACGTGAACGTACGGGAGTGGGGAAAGCTCGGCGCCGGCCTGCGCGTCAACGACGAGCTGCTGCGGTCGTTCCTCGGGGAGGCGAGGCGGATCCGGGAGGAGCACGGGGTCGGCGGAGAGGTGACGCTGCGGGACCTGCTGTCGGTGCCGGATCTCTTCCAGGCGGCCCCCGTCGCGGACGATCCCGCGGAGCTCCTTTGGCCGGTGGCCGAGGGGGCGGTCCGGGACGCCCTCGGGATGCTCGGCCGTGCCCGGGCGGAGGAGGGGGACCGGATGAAGAGGGTCCTCCAGGAGTCGGTCGCCTGCCTCGGGGTCCTCGCGGGGGAGATCCGGTCGCTCACCGCGGAAAACAAGGAGCAGGCGGCCGCCCGGTTCCGGGAGCGGATCGCGGCGCTGTCGGCCGAGGCGGGGGTCGATCCGGGCCGCCTCCACCAGGAGGCGTCGATCCTGCTCGACCGGCTCGACATCACCGAGGAGTGCGACCGCCTCGCGTCCCACCTGGCGGCCGTCGACGCGCTCTTCCGGTCTCCCGGCGATGCCGTGGGGAAGCGGTTCGACTTCCTCGTCCAGGAGATCTTCCGCGAGCTCAACACCGCCGGGAACAAATCCGCCCACGCGGGCGTGTCGGCCCTCGTCGTGGCGTCCAAGACCGAGCTCGAAAAGGTCCGCGAGCAGATCCAGAACATCGAGTGA
- the rpoZ gene encoding DNA-directed RNA polymerase subunit omega has translation MARVTVEDCLRQVDNHFALTVVAAKRAKQLYSGGGATIETTARKEKPTVISLREIAQGKVRVK, from the coding sequence ATGGCTCGAGTAACGGTTGAGGATTGCCTGCGTCAGGTGGACAACCATTTTGCGCTCACGGTGGTCGCGGCCAAGCGCGCGAAACAGCTCTATTCGGGCGGGGGCGCGACGATCGAAACGACCGCGCGGAAGGAGAAGCCGACGGTGATCTCCCTTCGGGAGATCGCCCAGGGGAAGGTCCGCGTTAAATAG
- the gmk gene encoding guanylate kinase: MEDDVTRGDIFVISAPSGSGKTTICRALLSHVEGLSLSVSCTTRERKPGERDGVDYYFVDEVKFDNMLNSNEFLETASVFGRRYGTSRLAVEAIVSSGLDAVLEIDVQGGASVKAAISEAVRIGILPPDWETLRARLTARARDSRKEIERRLAAARREIRELGKYDYLVVNDDLETAVRQVEWIVRARRLRRERTIDAVRRILGKEGEERDGSSNG, from the coding sequence CTGGAGGACGATGTGACGCGCGGCGACATCTTCGTGATATCGGCCCCCTCGGGCTCCGGGAAGACGACGATCTGCCGGGCCCTTCTCTCGCACGTGGAGGGTCTTTCCCTCTCCGTCTCCTGCACGACGAGGGAGAGGAAGCCGGGGGAGAGGGACGGCGTGGATTATTATTTCGTGGATGAGGTAAAATTTGATAATATGTTAAATTCGAACGAGTTTTTGGAGACCGCTTCGGTTTTCGGGAGGCGGTACGGGACGTCTCGGCTTGCGGTCGAGGCGATCGTGTCGAGCGGACTGGACGCCGTGCTCGAGATCGACGTCCAGGGAGGCGCCTCCGTAAAGGCGGCGATTTCCGAGGCGGTGCGGATCGGCATCCTGCCGCCCGACTGGGAGACGCTCCGGGCGCGGCTCACCGCGCGGGCCCGGGACAGCCGGAAGGAGATCGAACGGCGCCTTGCGGCGGCCCGGCGCGAGATCCGGGAACTTGGGAAGTACGACTACCTGGTCGTCAACGACGACCTGGAAACCGCGGTCCGGCAGGTGGAGTGGATCGTCCGCGCGCGGCGGCTTCGCCGGGAACGAACGATCGACGCCGTCCGCCGGATCCTTGGAAAAGAGGGAGAGGAACGGGATGGCTCGAGTAACGGTTGA
- the rfaE1 gene encoding D-glycero-beta-D-manno-heptose-7-phosphate kinase, producing MSDAGILSRAGEMVRRFPSRRILVVGDIMLDEYVFGTVGRISPEAPVPVVAVTRETRVPGGAANVAFNLRGLGAAVDMAGLLGDDTGGRFVARMLKGKRVGTEAVVVDPARPTTVKTRVIAHSQQVVRVDREQKAPPSRTASDALLRKALTALDGVDGVVFSDYRKGALTGELVREVTAAANRKGIFVAVDPKRSDVSFYRGCTVITPNKGEAQAALGGRELASDLDVWEAGKQLLRAGRSKAVLITRGEEGMTLVERGRGACFHIPAFARQVFDVTGAGDTVIGTLAACLAAGATMREAAVLANVAASVVVGEVGTAPITAEKLLRAAELRSRELGAGGGKRLCG from the coding sequence ATGAGTGACGCCGGGATCCTGTCCCGCGCGGGGGAGATGGTGAGACGGTTTCCCTCCCGGCGGATTCTCGTCGTCGGGGACATCATGCTCGACGAGTACGTCTTCGGGACCGTCGGGCGGATCTCCCCGGAGGCCCCGGTGCCGGTGGTCGCCGTCACGCGGGAGACGAGGGTCCCCGGCGGCGCGGCGAACGTGGCGTTCAACCTTCGGGGGCTGGGGGCCGCGGTCGATATGGCAGGGCTCCTGGGCGACGACACCGGGGGCCGGTTCGTCGCCCGGATGCTCAAGGGGAAGCGGGTCGGGACCGAAGCGGTGGTCGTGGACCCGGCTCGTCCCACCACCGTCAAGACGCGGGTGATCGCCCACAGCCAGCAGGTCGTCCGCGTGGACCGCGAGCAGAAGGCCCCGCCGTCCCGAACGGCGTCCGACGCGCTGCTGCGGAAGGCGTTGACCGCGCTTGACGGGGTCGACGGCGTCGTCTTCTCCGATTACCGGAAGGGGGCGCTGACGGGAGAGCTGGTCCGCGAGGTGACCGCGGCGGCGAACCGGAAGGGGATCTTCGTCGCCGTCGATCCGAAGCGTTCCGATGTATCCTTCTACCGGGGATGCACGGTCATCACCCCGAACAAGGGAGAGGCGCAGGCCGCCCTCGGGGGGCGGGAGCTCGCGAGCGACCTCGACGTCTGGGAGGCGGGGAAGCAGCTCCTCCGGGCCGGCCGGTCGAAAGCGGTCCTCATCACGCGCGGCGAGGAGGGGATGACGCTGGTCGAGCGCGGCCGCGGCGCCTGTTTCCACATCCCCGCGTTCGCGCGGCAGGTGTTCGACGTGACCGGCGCGGGGGACACGGTGATCGGGACGCTGGCGGCCTGCCTCGCCGCCGGGGCCACGATGCGCGAAGCGGCGGTCCTCGCCAACGTCGCCGCCAGCGTCGTCGTCGGGGAGGTCGGCACCGCGCCGATCACCGCCGAAAAGCTCCTGCGCGCCGCCGAGCTGCGTTCCAGGGAGCTGGGAGCCGGCGGAGGAAAACGCCTGTGTGGATGA